The Triticum aestivum cultivar Chinese Spring chromosome 6D, IWGSC CS RefSeq v2.1, whole genome shotgun sequence genomic sequence ATAAAAAGAAAAAGGACCAACAACAGAAAGCACATAGAAAACACATCATATATAATTATATACAAACGTCAGTCAATGGCATGCCCCTAGAATTCATACATGTGCATGTTTAGTTCCAATACAATGCACCCAGAATACATGCATGTGCGTGACTTGTTCCAGTACGATACACTGGAATATCAATTGATACATTCATGATAAATCTCCAGATTATATCATATTACATATCTAGAGCAAACCAAGGACCACCAGTGCTGGTTCTAGTACAATATGGAAAACAGCAACCAATCTCAGTCCATGGTACGCACCTTGAATACATATCCTGACTAGTTCTAGTACAATATAATACCTGAACATCGATTGATACATTCATGATAAATCTCAAAAGCATTTATTGAATTACATGAGAGCAAACCAAGAACCAGTGATGGTCATCTCATCTCAGCTTCTACCCATTGATTTTACCTCTCAAGGAACTCCAGGTAATAGCCACATGCACATAAACCCAATCATACAGGCTGTCACAGAGCAAGTACCATGAAACTCTCCATCTCCTCTTGAATAAGAAGGTACAGAAGACCAACCAGAGACCCATCACATATCCAGAGCCCATGGCTAGGAAAAGCGAAACCAAGTCGTCGCTTGCATCTCCGTGGTTTTCTCCTGGAATTGGCTCGGGCTGTGACGAACAATTTACGGAGAGAGGAGGACCACAGAGGCCGGGGTTGCCAATATAAATATAGGCCGGGTCTTCGAGTGTTTGCAGCTGATTTCCAGTTGGTATCTTCCCTCCCAGATTGTTGTAGGACAGGTTCAGGCGACTCAATGATGTGAGAGCCGATAAGCTTGAAGGGATTTCACCGGACAAATCATTGTGTGATAGGTCAAGTGACTCCACCTGCATTAAGGCGCCAATATTCTCAGGGATATTTCCATTGAAGTTGTTCCATGATAAGTTCAGGCTCTTCAATGCTACAAGAGCGCTGATTTCTCCAGGGATCTCTCCCATAAGATTATTACAGGATAAATCAAGATTCACCATATATATGATTTCTCCTGTATATAATCTCTCTTGACCTTTCGTGAGTACTGTGAAATTCTCAGTATAGTCAACTAGGTCACTGCCAGCAGAATATACTCCAGAAGTGAATGCATCCCCAAGATCATCATTGTCTCTTGTTTGTGTCATGCCTGTGCAATTGATAATAGATCTCGGTATGCTCCCTGAAATATTGTTGTAGCCAAGGTCCAAGTATTGAAGATTAACAAGCTCCGTAAGCTCGTCTGGAATGTGACCATAAAACATATTGGATCTCAGTCGTAAGAATGACAAAGATGATAGCTTCTCCCCAATCCATGCTGGTAAAGCCCCAGAGAATTGATTATGTCCAAGATCAAGAAAGATGAGTCGTGGACATTTCTGGAGAAGTGAAGGAAATTCACCAGAGAGGTTGTTGTTTCTGAAGCTTAGATTAACAATGCTCAGATCTGTCATGTTTGAGCTGGACTCATTGACTGGGCAATCAGCAATTGATCCATTGAGGTTATTTCTTGATAGATCTAATGACCGCAATGATCGCAACTTGCACAAAGAAGATGGAATGGCCCCAGAGATCATGTTGTTATATAGAAATAGTTTTTCAAGCCCTGGTGCTCCAAAGTCTAATGGTAGTGGCCCAACTAGATTGTTCCGACTGAGATCCAGGTCGATTAGAGTGATGGGAAGCTTAGGTATTGGACCACCAAGCTGGTTAGAACTGAAATCCATGACTTCTGCTCTCATAAATTCCATTGATGATGGTAGGAATCCTGTAATCTGATTATTTCGAATATTTAGATACTCTACTGAGGAAGCTGCTATCCAAAACCAACCTGGTACCATGTCATTTATGCTTGTGTTTGATATATCAAGATTCCATAAGTGTGTTTGCCTTCTAAGCCACATGGGGAATTTAGGCCCTAGCTGACAGGACCGAAGTTCAATTGTTCCTAGACTGAAAGGAGGAACCCAAGTTGGGCTCACAGTGATGGCTATGGAGTTGTCTGATAATGTCAATTCCTCCAACATACCTAGACCTGATAAATGACCTTCATGTATGACCCCGTCCAGGTTGTTAGAACTAAGCTCCAGATTTGTTAGCTGTGTGAGCTCTCCTATCCACACCGGGACATGACCAGTGAGTTTGTTCCCATCAAGATTCAGCCAGCTCAGGTTTCTCAAGGGCTCTACTAGTGTAGTTGGTAGGCTTCCAGTCAGATTGTTGTCCGATAGAGACAAGTCCTGTAGTTTATTCTGTGAACAGTTTGGTAATCGATGCAATAACTCTGCTATACTCCCGTTGATGTTGTTCATAGAAAAATCTAATCTCTCCAAATTACATAGGTTCTTCATGTTGGATGGTATCATGCCCACAAGGTTATTGTCTGATAAATCAAGCTCCACAATCGAGGTCATATTTCCTATCTCGTCCGGAAAAGGGCCATATGATAAATCAAGCTCCACAGTCAGGTGGTTGCCTGAAAAGTCTAGTGTTTCAAGAGATGTCAGGTTTGAGAGTGGAAGAGAATCAGGGCTACTTCTAAGCTGGCAATTGGCAAGACGGAGAACTTTAAGAGTTGGAAGCATGTTCACAACCGGAAGCCAGTGTAGAATTGTACTGAGGTTCACCCAGTTCATGTCCAGGTGCTCAACGGAAGTTAACCGTGACAACCAGGTGATATCAGTGGAGTATATGCCATCTGAGTTGTACGCAAGATTTAAGTAGTGTAAGTTGGAGAGATTACCCAGCTGCGGTGGTATCCTTCCAATGAACTGTGACCATGATAGGTCGAGATATCTCAGCTGATGGAGAGAACCCATGAACTCTGGTATTTGTATCTTGTCAAACCCATTCTTGCTGAGGTCGAGATAGCGTAGATGCCGTAAACCGAGCAACGAGGAGCTTATGTTGCCTGCTAGCACCTTCCTACTCTCATCGCTGCTTCCGTAACCAGGGCCTTGGAGATCGAGCCTGACAACATGGCCGGTCCTGTTGCTGCAGTAGACGCCCTTCCATCGGCAGCAGGCATCACTCTTCCATGATGGAAGGAGGTTGGCAGGGTCTGATAGACCTGCCCTGAAGGCCAGAAGGGCAGACCTCTCACCGGCAACACAGCTGGGGATCGCATCGTTTGGATGCAGGGCAGATGTGCTGCCCTCTGTGGTGCTCTTGGCTTGAGTAAACAAGACTAAGGCTATGGCTATTTGGATGCAGGAGAAGTGAAGTGTGTCCATGGATGCTTTTTCCATGGATgtatgatcttcttcttcttcctccttctgaGGGTTGGCTATATGTTTTTCTTGGTGCAGGACACCCCATGTATGGGTGGTGTATATGTAAATCCAACTCTTGGTGTCACCTCGCCAAGAAAAAAAGAGAACAATTCCTGGTGTCCTGGCTGCTGAATTTCCTGTGATGGTTAACTGCTTATAGTGACATCTGAGACGAAATTTCTTGTGACTGATTGTCGTTTGTACACAGGAACATGACCTGTGCTACGTGTAAACGTTAACACCAGTCATTTGCATGGGAAGGTCACTGGTCGCTATTCTGCTCTGCCTTGTTATACGGCTGGGGACCAGAGGTAGCTGACCTGGCCAGGTCTTCCTGAAGCTTGGAATTTAATTGCAGCCACTAGAGAGCGGAGTGGAGCCAGTGATTGACAGCAACCTGAAGCTCAATGCCGTTCTTCTACACCTATTTTTGACGTCCTCCATGGTCCAAGATTAATGGTGGGTGTACTTTCACCTACAACTCTCTTCCACTCCACTCTCTTTCTATCATTATCTGGATTACATTATGTAATCCTCGGCGTGAAGAAATATCTAAGTATCTGGACGATGAATATGTTAGGAATGAAAAGATGAGCATTATGTTCTGGTTACTAGGCATATCCTAAATGTGAATATTCTAGTAATTGTATAGCGTTAAtgttcagtactccctccgtccggatttacttgtcatcaaaatggatgaaaatgaatgtatctagaactaaaatacatctagatacatccatttcatgacaagtatttccggacggagggagtatatgcttatGTAAAATTACTGATGAATTCCATTGCAAAGAGATCCCATCCCATCTAGGGTATAAAATAAGATGGATCTGAAAGAAGTTTTGACATTGTGACCGCGAACCCAATCCCGTCCATCTGCTGGGGCAAGGGACGGAGGAAGGAGATGACCTGGCGGTCTGGAGGCCGGTGACGAGGACGGACAGAGACGCCGTCGAGGTGGCTGGCGGCGATCCGGTGGAAGAACTCCCCCACGACCCCGAGCCACCCCAGCGCCCCCTTCCCGCCGCCTCggccctcctcgccggcgacggCAACAAGGGAATAAATCTGCGTTGGTTGAGCGGAGATGGAGACCTGTACTTCTGCAATCTGTGCTACTTACTCCTGTGGACTGACGGCGCCCGTTTTTGCTTCTGTGCATTATTCGTTCTCTGCATTATATCTGACAGAAAAACACAACACCTTGCGTACAGAAGATGATACTAGTATGATACTCACTCCGGTGAAGAACAAATAAACTGCCTGATGATCCTTGTGTCGTACTACGTTGGGCAGATCAATGGTGTGTGCAGGCATATGTCTCTCTCGAAGGATCAGAAGGAGAATTAAACTTCCGGAAAATCGTTAGTGACCAGAGCATCCTAAGCTAAGCTCATTTAACGTGGGGTCAGAGAACAAAACCAAGAACAACACAAACCCGTGGGTAATGTTAGAGTTATACTATAAGTCATGTActcctttgtatttatcccgttgtataaggggtttcctgcatatgttccacacctgtacatgtatatatatatcggcctatggcctcatggaaaTACAAGTTGCTtgttcctaacatggtattagagctaggtcaattttttGCACGCTGCAACTCGTGCTATTGATCCAAGGCGTCGGCCTCGATCTCCTGGAGTCTCCCGATCTGATCGATCGAGTCCGGCTCGTCTTCCTCTCGCTcgaagcccgccgccgccgaagctgTTCCCGCTCGAAGCTTGCAGCCGCCGAAGCTGCTCCCTCCCGCTCGCAGCCTCCCTCCCGCTCGAAGCTCGCTCCTCCCGCTCCTCGCTCCCTCCCGCTCGAAGCCGCCGTCGCCGCAGCTGCTCCCGCTCGAAGCCCGCAGCCGTTCCCGCTCGAAGCCCGCACTCCGCTCGAAGCCCGCTCTGCCCGCTCCTCGCTCCCTCCCGCTCgaagcctatatatat encodes the following:
- the LOC123143200 gene encoding receptor-like protein EIX1; the protein is MEKASMDTLHFSCIQIAIALVLFTQAKSTTEGSTSALHPNDAIPSCVAGERSALLAFRAGLSDPANLLPSWKSDACCRWKGVYCSNRTGHVVRLDLQGPGYGSSDESRKVLAGNISSSLLGLRHLRYLDLSKNGFDKIQIPEFMGSLHQLRYLDLSWSQFIGRIPPQLGNLSNLHYLNLAYNSDGIYSTDITWLSRLTSVEHLDMNWVNLSTILHWLPVVNMLPTLKVLRLANCQLRSSPDSLPLSNLTSLETLDFSGNHLTVELDLSYGPFPDEIGNMTSIVELDLSDNNLVGMIPSNMKNLCNLERLDFSMNNINGSIAELLHRLPNCSQNKLQDLSLSDNNLTGSLPTTLVEPLRNLSWLNLDGNKLTGHVPVWIGELTQLTNLELSSNNLDGVIHEGHLSGLGMLEELTLSDNSIAITVSPTWVPPFSLGTIELRSCQLGPKFPMWLRRQTHLWNLDISNTSINDMVPGWFWIAASSVEYLNIRNNQITGFLPSSMEFMRAEVMDFSSNQLGGPIPKLPITLIDLDLSRNNLVGPLPLDFGAPGLEKLFLYNNMISGAIPSSLCKLRSLRSLDLSRNNLNGSIADCPVNESSSNMTDLSIVNLSFRNNNLSGEFPSLLQKCPRLIFLDLGHNQFSGALPAWIGEKLSSLSFLRLRSNMFYGHIPDELTELVNLQYLDLGYNNISGSIPRSIINCTGMTQTRDNDDLGDAFTSGVYSAGSDLVDYTENFTVLTKGQERLYTGEIIYMVNLDLSCNNLMGEIPGEISALVALKSLNLSWNNFNGNIPENIGALMQVESLDLSHNDLSGEIPSSLSALTSLSRLNLSYNNLGGKIPTGNQLQTLEDPAYIYIGNPGLCGPPLSVNCSSQPEPIPGENHGDASDDLVSLFLAMGSGYVMGLWLVFCTFLFKRRWRVSWYLLCDSLYDWVYVHVAITWSSLRDKDDETGDGKDDDNMAGDGADSDFVLACKMFNSARAIVEKNPDNTMEGKSKSLL